DNA sequence from the Stegostoma tigrinum isolate sSteTig4 chromosome 29, sSteTig4.hap1, whole genome shotgun sequence genome:
TGACTTGGTCAAAGGAAACCTGGTGGTTGTGGAGGAGTGTTTtcctgactggaggtctgtgaccagtgctgggacctctgttgttttgtaatacatataaatgatttggatgaaaatgtggaggcccgattagtaagttcgcggatgacatgaaaattggtggaattgtggatgaTGAAgtttatcaaaggatacagcaggatataaattagttggaaagttgggcagagaagtggcagatggagttaaatcaaAACAggtgtgagctgatgcatttgGGAGGTTATGtacaagaggaaagtatacagagggatcttggactgcaagtccatagctccctgaaaatggcaacagaaATTGATAAAGACCTTTatcagtcagggtattgagtatGAAAGTTGTAaagttgtgttgcagctgtataaaactttagttaggccacttttggagtattgtttgtgtgcagtttggtcgtCATGACACTATAGgatggatgtgcaggctttggagaggatgcaagggaggtttaccagggttTTGCCGAGTGTATGACCTAAAAGGGGAGGTTGAAGAAACTTGAATCGTTTTTGCTAATGTTGGAAACTGATGGGCGACCTggtagaagtatataaaattatgaggcatggatggggtggaCAATCAGTCTTTTtcacagggtggaaatgtcaaaaactagagggcaaaagttaaaggtaagaggggaaagtttaaaggagatgtttgAGGCACATTTTGTACACTGGGTGCATAGGTGACTGGAACTGGCTTCTGGGGAAGTGGtaaaagcagatacaatagcagtgttttaagaggcatttagacagacatgaaCAAGCAGGGAGTAGAGGGTTGCAGATCATGTTCAGtcagataggattagtttagaatggcagcATGGCTGGCATAAACAAggtgggctgaaaggtctgttacTGTTCTGTTCTGTGTTCTCGGACAGGCTCATCTGCATTTTCCATAACCACCTGTTTTTATGTTTTTGGAATTGGTGAAAAAACCATGCAATTTCTCTGCAACTTGAAGCATGTTCCAATAGAATTTATATGCAAACattgaaagagagacagacaagttcCAACCTTGAATTATATGATGAATTGGACCATGCAGCCAGTGGTGTAAAATGATAtgttaattctactttctctTCTTGCCGCCAGGAAAGCAGAAGATAAAGCAACTGAAAGAATTTAAACTCTTGAAGAAACTTGAGAAACAGAAGGCAGAGGAAGAGGAAGCACAGAGAGTtttggaggaaaaaacagagcagAAAGGTTATTGTGTAAAATGTCACAAAACTGGCTCGTATTTTGCATTATTCTTTCCTTACTAGGTTAGAATTTCTGTTTCTTAGACTATATCCAAGCTGAGTGGGTGGGCAGTGAACCTAAATGTACACACTGCCCAAAGAGATGCCTACATCTTGAGGTTCAGCTCAGAGAGAAATCAGCATGGTTTGGTGTCTCATTTTCCAGTGCTTTCTGCTGCTACAGCATCACTAGTATTTATACGGATAATGTAATCATTAAAGGCCACCATAATGTGGTTTAGAAAGACCATATTTCATAGCggaaataggccttttggccTGTAATGTCTGCTGTGCTGTTCAgagagatcatagctgatctgatcatcttcaaCTCCCACTATCCTGCCTTCTTCCCAAcattcttgattcccttactgattaaaaatctgtctctccctactttggaaaatatttaatgatccagCTTCTTCGGCCATCTGCAAcatagaattccacagattcattaccatctgagagaagaaattcctcctcatctctgttttattcTAGAGATTACTACCTCTTGTACTAGACTGTTCCACAGGAAGAAATAACCTTTCTGCACCTACCTGGTCAAGTCCTCTGCGAATATTTGTATGTTTCACTGaagtcatccctcattcttctaaactccaatgagtacaggtccaagCTACCCAGCTCTGTTCATACAACAATCACTCCATAGCAGAGTCAACCGAGtgaccttctctggactgtctctaaTGCTAGTTCATTTCCTTaggtaaggggcccaaaactattcAGTGTTTCAGGTCAAGTTGTTCGTTTTTAAGCTGCTGATTGATGCTGCTTGATGTTTTGAGAAGGCCAGGAACATGTTCTGTCACTTAGTGGGTGGATCTTGTTTTCAGCATAATAACAGAAAATACCTACGGTAGAGACAGTAAGACCCTGTTTCCCTGTCCTTGTCTTTCAAGCAGTTGTTAAAGATTCTTGGCCACTTTGAGAGGTGAGCGAGGACTTCCACTGTTGTCCTGGTTAATTTCCCTTCCTCAGCACCACCACCATGTGGCATGGCTTTCTGCATTGCTGTTCGAAGTGTCTTTGTTTGTGGCAAACCAGTTGCTACCCGTGCTTACTTTACTCAAGTACGCTTTCaaagtttaaaaactgaaagaactgcgggatGCTGAAAaccaacagaagttgctggaaaagctgagcagctCCGGCAGTacttgtgaagagaaaccagtaacgtttcgggtccagtgacccttcacagatgctgccagacctgctcagcttttccagcaacttctgtttttgttgcattttcaaaataattatCTTTTGAGTGCAAGAGACTCAGAATGCTATATCTTCTCAAAATTACTAGTATCTGCAAGTTTTAATTCTTAGGTTTAGAGTAACATTGATGATATTCACAGTTAGTTATTTGATTGGGCTTTGACCCGTTTCCCAGACAGCATGAGGTACAGGCAGAGCAGTTGTAAGGTACCAGCCTTATTTATGCAGTAGTACTGTATTAATGTGCaccaaaaaaaaatacacaagttcaaaaattattttaaaatattatctcTAGTCACCTTTCcttatatttaaaataaactaatATTAGTAACTTAAAGTTTGCACCTTGGTGCCACAGAGGATTGCACAATACCCTAGCTCGCTGACATGAATTGTTAAATGGTTCTGCATGGTGGTCCATTTTGCAAGCACTGATCTCGTTGTTTATCCTTTCCAGGTCGCCAGTATACTGTTAGTGTGGCATTACCAGGGTCAGTACTAGACAATGCCCAATCTCCAGAGCTCAGGACGTACTTAGCTGGTCAGATAGCACGTGCCTGCACTGTGTTCTGTGTGGATGAAATTGTCGTCTTTGGTGAACAGGGAGAAGATGAAAAGTAAGACCATTCACTGGTGTTAGTTACTAGACAAATCTGGCGTTTCCTTTTATCGAATACTTAAGTTTCTTGCAGGACTAAATGTTCCAAAGTTCTGAATTTGACCTGCACTACCTAGATGCTCTGGCGCAGAAGTGAGCTTCAGTTCTGTTTCTAGCAGACTTGGGAGAATGGCGCTGATAGTCCTGGTTGTTTCACCCCTCCTCATATAAACATTAACAAAGAAGAGCAGGAGGCAATTCGGTCCTTCTGCTGTTCCGTTAGCCCTGTACCTCAACTTTGCATCCTGTACCTGTCCTTGACTCAATTCATTCCAAACAAAATTATAACACCATCTCTGTTTTGAAAGATTCAGTTGTCCCAGCTTCCACAGCCTTTTGGAGGAGTGAATTTCTAATTTCTGTGTGTGTAGCACGGATTCAGAGTTTTCGCTGCTGTCCAAGGACAGGAACTTGACAGAGTAATGACTCCCTAAGGCAAAAACAAATCCCAATTTCAAAATGGGAGATTCATAATTTTTGGACACTTTAGACTGGCCCACAGTTGAAACATTGTCATGACATTCAATTTATTGAGTCCTATCAGGAtcttatgtttctgtaagatcaccctTTGTTCTTTGGTCTTGTATCCATTGAAATTTCAGAGCCCTACTGCATTTATAACACTGACATTTTCATCTCTGGAATctgctgagtgaaccttctcctCACATAGTACCCCAAATATAGTCTCATTAGGCCCTCCAGAACTGCAGCAACGCTCACCTTCTCTTAAACTTAATACCCTTTGAAAGAGTGCTCCTTAAGCCATGAGAAAGAGAAATTAATTTTACTCCTCACTTTAAACTCCTGTACTGGTGGACATTGTGTTTTGTGTCAATTCTATGTAACCCTTTTAATAGTTTAAACAACTCAATCAGACTGTCTATACTTGACAAGGTCCCCTTGGAGTCTCCCACGTGTTGTGGcaatgggggtgagtgaggaagAGTTGTCTGGGACAGAGCTTCTGTTGGGATACTTGGCAAAAAGGAATGCCATGGGAGGGATGAATTTACTGGGTAGGTTCCCCTGGACTAAAGATGTTTTAGGTGGGTTGCAATCCAAAACCGCTTCCAAAAATATTGGAAGTTTTCACACCTTTGCCACTGGGAGCCATTTTTaataataacttgcatttatatagtgcctttaccaaATGATAGTCATTTGGATGGACTGTAGAAACTTGAAATGTGTTTTGTCTGTGTGACTACAGGAGCGTAGAAGGAGAATTTCGAGGAATCGGGAGAAAAGGACATGCCAGTGTGCAGCTCGCACGGATTCTGCAGTACCTTGAATGCCCACAGTGAGTCAGTTTGTAGCCGAAATGAAGCTTTGGTTTTCTTAAAAACCGTCTAGGTCCTCtcgtagagtcacagagatatacaacacggaaacagacctttcaatccagcacacccatgccaaccagatatctgatataaatctagtccattttggcccatatctctctcaaacccaccctattcatatccccatccagaagctttttaaatgttgtaattgtaccagcctcccctttctctggcagtccgttccatatacacaccatcctctgtgtgaaaagttgcccttaggtcccttttgtatcttttcctctctcaccttaaacctgtagttttggattccccccaccccagagaaaagaccctgcttatttaccctatcaatgtcccttgtgattttatgaacctctataacgtcaccatTCAGACTCTTTTTCcaaaaaaagccccagtctattcatcGACTCActgtagctgaaaccctccaaccctgacatcatccttgtaaatctttcctgaaccctttctagtttcacaacatcctttctatagaagggagaccagaattgctcgTTACACCccaaaaatggccaaaccaatgtcctgttcagccacaaattgacctcccaactcctatcctcagttcattaaccaatgaaggcaagcatacctaaTACCTTCAgtatcctatctacctgggactccactttcaaggaactatgaacctgcagcccaaggtctctttgttcagtaacacacCCCaagacctcaccattaagtgtataagccctgccctgatgtgcctttatctaaattaaactccatctgccactccttgacccattggcccatctggtcaagatccTGCTGTACTGAGGTGACCTTTggtgtccactacacctccatttttagtgtcatctgcaaacgtactaaccatacctcctgtgttcacatccaaatcatttatatcaatgatgaaaagcagtgaccCAGCACAGACCCTTGTGGCAcccagctggtcacaggcctccagtctgaaaagcagccctctaccaccaccctgtgtcttctcCCTTTTGAgcaagttctgtatccaaatagtcATGTTACAAATCTTAGAAGCTGAATCAGGTAGTAACTAATACAGCTGGAGGAGGAGCTATACAGGGATGAGGAGTCTGAAAGGATGTAGAGAGACAGATAGTTAAGAATTAGAATTGATTTTATCAACTCATATACTCAggtacaggagtgcagtgaaaagtacaaagttgccattctcGGATACCTTCTTGGTTATGCACTTGattgcaaaactgaaatcttTAAAAAAACCCAGCAGAAATAAAGGAAGCAAAGCCAAGAAGTATGAGAACTGTCCAGATATTAGTCTTATTTCCAGGTAGACACCTGGGCCTGGAATCTCAGGAGGAGCTGTGTGTTTGCTGCCACTGATGCTACCGGTATCACAGCTGGGTCCTGTAACATGCTCCAGTAGGGCCCATAACCGGTGCCTCACCaaagaaaaagggagaaaaaagaaggaaaagcaaaaagaaagaaataagagaACAGCAGACTGAACCGAATGAGCCCAGGAGCTTGATGGCAGCACTGCCATTCTGCCATCTAGATCTTTAGGGAATACTAATACTAAAGAAGCATTTCCAGAGCCAGGAGCCCAAACAGCTGCTTGGAGTTGCCTGAAAAGTGTCCAAAGAAATGACTGTCCAAATCCTGTTCTTTATATGGCAATAGGACCATTTTTCTTAGTGGATCCCCCTATTGTAGCACCTTGCTCACTGTCAAAAACCAACCTTTCTTTGCCATTCAGTGAACTTAACATGGGTTCCCATTGGGTAAAACACTGTACTAGGAGTGCACATTTGGAGAATCCAGTCTTATCCCAGTGTTGCTGCTTAGCTTGTGTTGCTGCTAGTTTGATTTACTTGCAAAAAACACAGAACCAGTGGTttgatttatatatttttaaaaaaaaacctgagagCTGATTTCTAATAAAGATGATCATTTTCTGCATCTCTCTGATTAAGACTCAACTGTAGAGTGATCTTTCCATTGTATGTAACCAGGTACCTAAGGAAATCCTTTTTTCCAAAACACCAGGATCTGCAGTTTGCAGGTAAGCTGGTCTGGAAAAGTAGACGCACAAATAACATGAGACTTGTAGACTTCAAAATATTTATTGTTCTGACTAATGTTCAAAGTGATTATCATAAACAAGGTGATGTGTAATAACATTCTTTAACACAGTGACCTGATGTTATGGGCCAGTGGAGGCAGATGCATTATTAATTTGTaagaagggaattggataaattcTTGAAGGAAAGGATTTATGGGGCTGTGGAAAACTGGAGAGTGGAGCTAATTGGATAGCTTTCTCAAAGAACCAACACACAAATGGAATGGGTACACCGGCCTTTTTCGGTGCTGCTTAACTTGACCTCAACGGAGCTATTCATAATTGTACTTTAGATGTCAACTGGTTACAAAAATTCAGTGCCGTTTGTTTTGTTCCTCTACCAGCATCTAATGACAGAGTTGGATGTCAGAACTGTGTCTTTCTGCTTAACTGTGAGGTTTACTGTTAAGATGAGTAGCAGTGATCAAGCTGTGCAACTGGAGGGTTTAAGAGGCACAAGTCAGGCCTGTTTCTGATCCAGTATCTCCGTCTGAACTTGGATGCCTTGCTTTACTTGAAGTGAATGGAGATAGTTAAAAGCAATAACAGGCAAGTAGCAATTTAGAATATAGATTGACTTGAGCCCACAGCTGCAGGAATGTAAAGTGAAAGATTAGttttctctgctgctgctgctacatCTTCCTGCTGTGaagatgctgtggctttaagaggtgtattttgtcctgcttttgtttttgagaagttttaaggcagaggtgccAACCAGTCTACCAGAGCCACCAGGGTAATCAACTTGTGAGACTTTGGGTTTTTTGTTTGgtattggaacaatagaagcagcatggatgggtgtggccagctcttgTCCCAGGATTTCTTGTTTTtagtttattttagttttgagaTTCAGCAGTTGCTGTAGTGGGCTTGGAAAAAATGGAAggtattttttcccctctctatTACAGCCGAAAGTTCTGTTCCTAGGTTGCATATGAGACAAAATCTGTTTTTCTGAGTTTGCCTTTTTGCCATAGGGTGTGTTAATGGGATTTTGCTATGTTGGAAagttaattagtaataattaCTGTATCAGCTTTGGCTTGCTGTTAGTGTTCTCTCCTCTGAACTAAAACATTGTCAGCTCAATCCTGACACTAGAGTTTGAGCATATAATTCAGGATGATGTTTCATTGTAggtctgagggagtgcagcaccaTCGAGGTGTGTCTTTTTAATCAGATACCCCCTCAGGTGGAAGTATAAGATCCCATGACACTGTTCCAAAAGGAATGAAGTTCTACCCATGCTCTGTTTTACGTTCCCTCTGTTATTCCTGCCACCGTGTGGATCTTCAAGGTCTATAATGTGGCAGTGACTTCCGGAATCAGATATTGCTGTGTCTGCACCCAATTGCTGTACTTGGTTCCTCCAAGTGCTGTGGAACATTGGTCAACACAGTGCTCTCAAAGGCACCTTAGTTGGTCTTTTATTGCtttgctgtttgcaaattgaCTTGTCACATTGCCTGTGTAACAACAGAAGTGCTTTGGTACAGTCTGAATACTTCATTAATATGCTCAACATGGAATCTGGAAGAAATCTCCTTATGTCGAGATCGGTCAGACTGTGAGCTTGTTACCACAGGGACTGTTCAGGGCAAACATCATAGATGCATTCTGAGGGGGAGGCTAGAGGAGAGCATGAAGGGCAGAAGGACGTGTTGATTGGGTTAAGATGAAGAGTGTTATGGTGCATAAACCCACTGGGGCGAATGGCCTGTGTTTGTGTTGTTTTAGGCCTCCTGAATCCACTGGACAGTCCACACCACATGAGGATCGATGAGAAATCTGAGTACCGTGAGGGAGTGGTAGTTGAACGGCCCAGTAAACCTCAGAAAGGATCATTTGTAAACTGTGGCATGAGAAAGGTTTGTGCAGAACAATCCAGGCCTGTTACAAAGGCAGgcttggaatttgaattcttgaAAATCTTCCAGCAAAAACTTTGTTGCTTGCTTTTTAGTTCTCACCCACGGCATATGCCTATCATGCTGTCAGGGTGTGATTGATAGGAGAGTTGTGTGTGTCCCTGAACTGCATGTAAATCAGTCACAGTTCTATCGTTCTATGAAAGCACATGCTATTATAGATTTATAACAGTATCACTTAGCTCCGTGCGTTCATTGAATGGGCTGTCAAATTTATCCAACTCCATCTATCATACAAATCGCTCTCTTTCATACGTTTTACTAAGTGTAACTCTTCCACCTCCCTCTTGTTACTCACTTCTGTTTTATTATTTGAAATTAGGATGTACAGATTGACCGACAGCTTCAACCTGGTTTGCGGGTTACAGTCCGACTGCACAAGAATGAAAACCCAGGTAAAATAACGAATCAGAATCCATTAGTTCAGTTCCTGGTGAAAATAGTTTCTAAAGTAATGATGGGAAGAGTCTGATTTTTGTGGCATTTGATCTCTATAGGGATCTGCAGTAGCAGAAGAATCACTCTGCCTTTCCCAGACCATTAAATTGTAGTGAGGTGCAAAAAGGAATCACAGAGGagtcttaagtttttttttgttttttgggaTTTGAGAACGATTTAAGGCCACTATTTGTTTCCTGTACCTAACTGCCTTGGAAAAAATGTGGGTGGATTGCCTCCTTGAACCATTACAACCCTTGGGGTGTAGGTGAGCCAAAGTGATGATCGGAGGGGAGTTTCAGGAATGAAACCGACCGATAAGGAAGGAATGGCAACTCTGGATGATCTgtgtcttggaggagaacttgcaggtgggtggtggtgtttccctatatctgctgcccttgtccttctggatggtaatgGCCACAAGTCTGCAagggaatggatttttttttaaacataatgaGAAAGCCAGCATATAATGGAGAGGAGGTTTTTCTACAACAATATGAAAGGTGCTCCAAAGATTCAATCATGAAGAGAGATTACGTGAAGTAAATAAGTCACCTCTGGAATATCGAGGTTGACTCTGGGTTTCTGGGATTTTGAAAGGAGTCGACTAAGATAGAGAAAATTATGTTCTGCTGGTGAGAGGACGGGATAATGGCATATGACCTTACAagcagagaaggccattcaggagagaaatTAGGAAGTACTTTCTCTCCTAAGGCAGTGGGGTAGTTGGGGGAGGCTAGAGGGATGAAATGAAATCCTCCAAAAAGCAGTAGATGCTGGTTCAGTTAATGATTTTAAATCCAAAGTTGATAAATTTTTGCTAGGTAAGGATTTGAAAAGGGTACGAAAGCTCCATGTGGGCAGGAGAGAGTGGTAATGTCGCTAGACTATTAAGTCAGGAGTACAGGCTAATACTGCAGAGGACATGGATTCACATCACAGCATAGCAACTAGGTAACTAATAGAGTATCGTCAATTGTTGGAACACCCTATCTCGCTTCACTACAGCCCTTATGGGAAGGACATCTGCTTTCACACTTGGTCTACATGCCTTATCTATTTGGTTTAACTGCCTCCTGAAATGCCATTTAGCTCAAGGTCACTTAGG
Encoded proteins:
- the spout1 gene encoding putative methyltransferase C9orf114 homolog isoform X1; translated protein: MAARGNRRDGMTRTDWRKSKEARKQKIKQLKEFKLLKKLEKQKAEEEEAQRVLEEKTEQKGRQYTVSVALPGSVLDNAQSPELRTYLAGQIARACTVFCVDEIVVFGEQGEDEKSVEGEFRGIGRKGHASVQLARILQYLECPQYLRKSFFPKHQDLQFAGLLNPLDSPHHMRIDEKSEYREGVVVERPSKPQKGSFVNCGMRKDVQIDRQLQPGLRVTVRLHKNENPESKALKGTVVPPHAPRTESGLYWGYTVRLASCLSAVFTECPFKDGYDLSIGTSERGSNVDNVTLPTFKNLLVVFGGLQGLEASVDVDQNLSFTDPSVLFHHYLNTCPGQGSRTIRTEEAILITLSALRPKIDLAVRNSASS
- the spout1 gene encoding putative methyltransferase C9orf114 homolog isoform X2, with translation MTRTDWRKSKEARKQKIKQLKEFKLLKKLEKQKAEEEEAQRVLEEKTEQKGRQYTVSVALPGSVLDNAQSPELRTYLAGQIARACTVFCVDEIVVFGEQGEDEKSVEGEFRGIGRKGHASVQLARILQYLECPQYLRKSFFPKHQDLQFAGLLNPLDSPHHMRIDEKSEYREGVVVERPSKPQKGSFVNCGMRKDVQIDRQLQPGLRVTVRLHKNENPESKALKGTVVPPHAPRTESGLYWGYTVRLASCLSAVFTECPFKDGYDLSIGTSERGSNVDNVTLPTFKNLLVVFGGLQGLEASVDVDQNLSFTDPSVLFHHYLNTCPGQGSRTIRTEEAILITLSALRPKIDLAVRNSASS